The following proteins come from a genomic window of Micromonospora echinofusca:
- a CDS encoding EI24 domain-containing protein produces the protein MNAPRIAAPVAGAASRFFAGVGLLLRGLGLYVRSPGLMLLGVIPALISGALFVTAFATLAYFVEDLAALVTPFADDWSTTSRSLVRVIAGLAFLGLGGLLAVVSFTAVTLVIGDPFYERISERVEERLGGTPNAVDVPFWPSLRRSIADSLRLVGLSILFGIPLFAAGFIPVVGQTVVPVIGAAVGGWLLAVELVGAPFYRRGMRLPDRRAHLKANRPTTLGFGVAVFVCFLIPLGAVIVMPAAVAGATLLARRSLGQSVTEG, from the coding sequence GTGAACGCACCCCGCATCGCCGCGCCCGTGGCCGGCGCCGCCAGCCGGTTCTTCGCCGGCGTGGGCCTGCTCCTGCGCGGCCTCGGCCTCTACGTCCGCAGCCCCGGGCTGATGCTGCTCGGCGTCATCCCGGCGTTGATCTCGGGCGCGCTCTTCGTGACCGCGTTCGCCACCCTGGCGTACTTCGTCGAGGATCTGGCCGCACTGGTCACCCCGTTCGCCGACGACTGGTCGACCACCTCGCGCAGCCTCGTCCGCGTGATCGCCGGGCTGGCCTTCCTCGGCCTCGGCGGCCTGCTCGCGGTGGTCAGCTTCACGGCCGTCACCCTCGTCATCGGCGACCCGTTCTACGAGAGGATCTCCGAGCGGGTCGAGGAGCGCCTCGGCGGCACCCCCAACGCGGTCGACGTGCCGTTCTGGCCGTCGCTGCGGCGCAGCATCGCCGACTCGCTGCGGCTGGTGGGCCTGTCGATCCTCTTCGGCATCCCGCTCTTCGCCGCCGGCTTCATTCCGGTGGTCGGCCAGACCGTGGTGCCGGTGATCGGGGCGGCGGTCGGCGGCTGGCTGCTCGCCGTCGAGCTGGTCGGGGCCCCCTTCTACCGGCGCGGGATGCGGCTGCCGGACCGGCGGGCACACCTCAAGGCGAACCGGCCGACCACGCTCGGCTTCGGGGTGGCGGTCTTCGTCTGCTTCCTGATCCCGCTCGGCGCGGTGATCGTCATGCCGGCCGCCGTCGCCGGGGCGACCCTGCTGGCCCGCCGCTCGCTCGGTCAGTCCGTCACGGAGGGCTGA
- a CDS encoding GNAT family N-acetyltransferase: MTPPTRLIRAAHPDDAPAVVALRALVHPYLVRGVESTRRMIAQPPPDEDWAAYVVEVDGTVVGWVSAYRNAQTSQADVGEVATLHVHPEHRGRGAGTALLTAALGHLRDIGARTVRTWALPESLPFARRHGFTPSRELRYSALDLRPAPPMPQPPPGVRLLPLTDLDPRRVHRAEVATAADEPGDVPADSISYENWYSEVWDNLGLDRAASTVAEVGDEIVAFSLVKRDGDRMWSDYTGTLPTHRGRGLARLVKTAALHRAAAGGVRVAYTSNDEANAPMLAVNVGLGYRPVGSSWSCLHELA, translated from the coding sequence GTGACCCCACCGACCCGGCTGATCCGCGCCGCCCACCCCGACGACGCGCCCGCCGTGGTGGCGCTGCGCGCGCTGGTCCACCCCTACCTGGTACGTGGCGTCGAGTCGACCCGGCGCATGATCGCCCAGCCCCCGCCCGACGAGGACTGGGCCGCGTACGTCGTCGAGGTGGACGGCACGGTGGTCGGCTGGGTGTCGGCGTACCGCAACGCCCAGACCTCGCAGGCGGACGTCGGGGAGGTCGCCACCCTGCACGTGCACCCGGAGCACCGGGGTCGGGGCGCCGGCACCGCGCTGCTGACCGCCGCGCTGGGGCACCTGCGGGACATCGGGGCGCGTACGGTGCGCACCTGGGCGCTGCCGGAGTCGCTGCCGTTCGCCCGCCGGCACGGCTTCACGCCGAGCCGGGAGCTGCGCTACTCGGCGCTGGACCTGCGGCCGGCCCCGCCGATGCCGCAACCGCCGCCGGGCGTACGCCTGCTCCCGCTGACCGACCTCGACCCGCGCCGGGTCCACCGGGCCGAGGTGGCGACGGCGGCGGACGAACCCGGCGACGTTCCCGCCGACTCGATCAGCTACGAGAACTGGTACTCCGAGGTCTGGGACAACCTGGGCCTGGACCGCGCGGCCAGCACCGTGGCCGAGGTCGGCGACGAGATCGTGGCGTTCAGCCTCGTCAAGCGCGACGGCGACCGGATGTGGTCGGACTACACCGGCACGCTCCCGACGCACCGGGGGCGCGGGCTGGCCCGCCTGGTCAAGACGGCGGCGCTGCACCGCGCCGCCGCCGGCGGGGTACGCGTCGCCTACACCTCGAACGACGAGGCGAACGCGCCGATGCTGGCGGTCAACGTCGGGCTCGGCTACCGCCCGGTCGGTTCGAGCTGGTCGTGCCTGCACGAGCTCGCCTGA
- a CDS encoding GH1 family beta-glucosidase has protein sequence MSTLRFPDNFVWGAATAAYQIEGAATDDGRGPSIWDTFSRTPGKVHHGHTGDVACDHYHRYADDVALMAELGLRAYRFSVAWPRIQPDGTGPVNPRGLDFYDRLTDALLARGIDPIVTLYHWDLPQALQDRGGWTNRETAEHFATYATAVHTRLGDRIPTWTTLNEPWCSSYLGYGNGVHAPGEQDAGAAFAAVHHLLLGHGLAARALRAAGAKTVGITVNPADVRAADADSAADAAAVRLVDGLHNRIFLDPLLRAAYPDDVLEHVARIVEPTFIRDGDEKLIAAPIDLLGVNYYAPTYVAGRPDGAGGSAYPGTEGAVEFLPPAGPLTDMGWMIEPAGLTRLLERIATDYPGVPLMVTENGAAFPDKASADDTGGAGQVLDADRIAYLDGHLRAVHEAISRGVDLRGYLVWSLLDNFEWAEGYRRRFGIIHVDYLTQRRTPKSSARWYQEVISRNGL, from the coding sequence GTGAGCACTCTGCGATTCCCCGACAACTTCGTCTGGGGGGCGGCCACCGCCGCGTACCAGATCGAGGGCGCGGCCACCGACGACGGCCGCGGCCCGTCGATCTGGGACACCTTCAGCCGTACGCCGGGCAAGGTCCACCACGGGCACACCGGCGACGTGGCCTGCGACCACTACCACCGGTACGCCGACGACGTGGCGCTGATGGCGGAGCTGGGGCTGCGGGCGTACCGCTTCTCGGTGGCCTGGCCCCGGATCCAGCCGGACGGCACCGGCCCGGTCAACCCACGCGGCCTGGACTTCTACGACCGGCTGACCGACGCGCTGCTGGCCCGGGGCATCGACCCCATCGTCACGCTCTACCACTGGGACCTGCCGCAGGCCCTCCAGGACCGGGGCGGCTGGACCAACCGGGAGACCGCCGAGCACTTCGCCACGTACGCCACGGCGGTGCACACCCGCCTCGGCGACCGGATCCCCACCTGGACCACGCTCAACGAGCCGTGGTGCTCGTCCTACCTCGGCTACGGCAACGGGGTGCACGCCCCCGGCGAGCAGGACGCGGGGGCGGCCTTCGCCGCCGTACACCATCTGCTGCTCGGGCACGGCCTGGCGGCCCGCGCGCTGCGCGCCGCCGGCGCCAAGACCGTCGGGATCACGGTCAACCCGGCCGACGTGCGCGCGGCCGACGCGGACAGCGCCGCGGACGCAGCGGCGGTCCGCCTGGTCGACGGCCTGCACAACCGGATCTTCCTCGATCCCCTGCTGCGCGCCGCGTACCCCGACGACGTGCTGGAACACGTGGCCCGCATCGTCGAGCCGACGTTCATCCGCGACGGCGACGAGAAGCTGATCGCCGCCCCGATCGACCTGCTCGGCGTCAACTACTACGCCCCCACCTACGTCGCCGGCCGGCCGGACGGCGCGGGCGGCAGCGCCTACCCGGGCACCGAGGGCGCGGTGGAGTTCCTACCGCCGGCCGGGCCGCTCACCGACATGGGCTGGATGATCGAACCAGCCGGGCTGACCCGACTGCTGGAACGGATCGCCACCGACTACCCCGGCGTGCCGCTGATGGTCACCGAGAACGGCGCGGCGTTCCCCGACAAGGCCAGCGCGGACGACACCGGCGGCGCCGGGCAGGTGCTGGACGCGGACCGGATCGCCTACCTCGACGGGCACCTGCGCGCCGTGCACGAAGCGATCTCCCGGGGAGTGGACCTGCGGGGCTATCTCGTATGGTCGTTGTTGGACAACTTCGAGTGGGCAGAGGGCTACCGTCGACGATTCGGGATCATCCACGTCGACTACCTGACGCAACGACGCACACCGAAGTCCAGCGCCCGGTGGTACCAGGAGGTGATCTCCCGGAACGGGCTGTGA
- a CDS encoding helix-turn-helix transcriptional regulator has translation MRAARLISLVLLLQARETMTAAELARELEVSERTVYRDVLALSAAGVPVYADRGRAGGYRLLGGYRTRLTGLTRDEAEALFLAGLPGPAGDMGLADAVASAELKVLAALPPSLRDAPVRTGQRFHLDVPGWFRESGPPPWLTELAGAVWRDRIVELRYRRGDREVEREAHPYGLVLKNGVWYLVGRVGGAYRTYRVDRVTHVGVQTATFDRDAGFDLAGYWREQAEEFLRGMLRAEVTVRLSPVGLRRLRFVADGPFAYDEALAAAGEPDGQGWVVTRLPVESVDVAYAQLLSLGPEVEVLGPPELRELMVDAARRSAAVYRVAPGQR, from the coding sequence GTGCGGGCGGCCCGGTTGATCTCGTTGGTCCTGCTGCTCCAGGCGCGGGAGACGATGACCGCGGCGGAGCTGGCGCGGGAGCTGGAGGTCTCCGAGCGGACGGTCTACCGGGACGTGCTGGCGCTCTCCGCCGCCGGGGTGCCGGTCTACGCCGACCGGGGCCGCGCCGGTGGCTACCGGCTGCTCGGCGGCTACCGGACCCGGCTGACCGGGCTGACCCGGGACGAGGCGGAGGCGCTCTTCCTGGCCGGGCTGCCCGGGCCGGCGGGCGACATGGGGCTCGCCGACGCGGTGGCCTCGGCCGAGCTGAAGGTGCTCGCCGCGCTCCCGCCGAGCCTGCGCGACGCGCCGGTGCGCACCGGACAGCGCTTCCACCTGGACGTGCCGGGCTGGTTCCGGGAGTCCGGTCCTCCGCCGTGGCTGACCGAGCTGGCCGGCGCGGTGTGGCGGGACCGGATCGTCGAACTGCGCTACCGGCGCGGCGACCGCGAGGTCGAGCGGGAGGCGCACCCGTACGGGCTGGTGCTCAAGAACGGGGTCTGGTATCTCGTCGGCCGGGTCGGCGGCGCGTACCGCACGTACCGGGTGGACCGGGTCACCCACGTCGGGGTCCAGACCGCGACCTTCGACCGGGACGCCGGCTTCGACCTGGCCGGATACTGGCGGGAGCAGGCCGAGGAGTTCCTGCGCGGCATGCTCCGGGCCGAGGTCACGGTGCGGCTGAGCCCCGTCGGCCTGCGCCGGCTCCGCTTCGTCGCCGACGGCCCCTTCGCGTACGACGAGGCGCTCGCCGCGGCCGGCGAACCCGACGGGCAGGGGTGGGTGGTGACCCGCCTGCCCGTCGAGTCCGTCGACGTCGCGTACGCCCAGTTGCTGTCCCTGGGGCCGGAGGTGGAGGTGCTCGGCCCGCCCGAACTGCGGGAGCTGATGGTCGACGCCGCCAGGCGGTCCGCCGCCGTCTACCGGGTCGCGCCCGGTCAGCGGTAG
- a CDS encoding LacI family DNA-binding transcriptional regulator, with the protein MTTAQRPTLEAVARRAGVSRATVSRVVNGSMTVAEPIREAVRRAVAELGYVPNLAARSLVTQRTDSIALVLPEAATRVFSDDQVFPGIIRGAAQELEAADKQLVLMLAGSPAGHDRVERYTTGRHVDGVLFASLHGEDPLPGRLARLGIPVVCSGRPLDGADVPYVDVDHVGGVATAVRHLLDGGRRRIATIAGPQDMVAGIERLAGYRNTVAEAGLPQLVATGDFTRESGATAMRQLLAEHPDLDAVFAASDLMAHAALRTLREAGRRVPDDVAVIGFDDIETAAYTEPPLTTVRQPIVQLGRQMTRLLLRLAAGEAIESVVLPTELIVRESA; encoded by the coding sequence ATGACGACGGCGCAGCGGCCGACGCTGGAGGCGGTGGCCCGACGGGCGGGGGTCTCGCGGGCGACCGTGTCCCGGGTGGTGAACGGCTCCATGACGGTCGCCGAGCCGATCCGGGAGGCGGTCCGCCGGGCGGTGGCCGAGCTGGGGTACGTGCCGAACCTGGCCGCCCGCAGCCTGGTCACCCAGCGGACCGACTCGATCGCCCTGGTGCTGCCGGAGGCCGCCACCCGGGTCTTCTCCGACGACCAGGTCTTCCCCGGCATCATCCGGGGCGCGGCGCAGGAGCTGGAGGCGGCCGACAAGCAGCTCGTGCTGATGCTGGCCGGCTCCCCCGCCGGGCACGACCGGGTCGAGCGCTACACGACCGGCCGGCACGTCGACGGGGTGCTCTTCGCCTCGCTGCACGGCGAGGACCCGTTGCCCGGCCGGCTCGCCCGGCTGGGCATCCCCGTCGTGTGCAGCGGCCGGCCGCTCGACGGCGCGGACGTGCCCTACGTCGACGTCGACCACGTCGGCGGGGTGGCCACGGCGGTGCGGCACCTGCTGGACGGCGGGCGCCGCCGCATCGCCACCATCGCCGGCCCGCAGGACATGGTGGCCGGCATCGAACGGCTCGCGGGCTACCGGAACACCGTCGCCGAGGCCGGGCTGCCGCAACTGGTGGCGACCGGCGACTTCACCCGCGAGTCGGGGGCGACGGCGATGCGGCAGCTCCTCGCCGAGCACCCCGACCTGGACGCGGTCTTCGCCGCCTCCGACCTGATGGCGCACGCCGCCCTGCGGACGCTGCGCGAGGCGGGGCGGCGGGTGCCCGACGACGTGGCGGTGATCGGCTTCGACGACATCGAGACGGCCGCGTACACCGAGCCGCCGCTGACCACCGTCCGCCAGCCGATCGTGCAGCTGGGCCGGCAGATGACCCGGCTGCTGCTGCGGCTGGCCGCCGGCGAGGCCATCGAATCCGTGGTGCTCCCCACCGAACTGATCGTCCGCGAGTCCGCCTGA
- a CDS encoding carbohydrate ABC transporter permease yields the protein MTRLWAASRLTYAALIAAGVLSIFPIYWMFVVASRSNDAMGQLPPPVTPGGNFGANVSRLLNNTDAYFVAGLVNSAIVATTVTVSVVFFSTLAGFAFAKLRFRGRNALLMVIIATMMVPTQLGVIPLYLLMTKLNWNDRLPAVIVPALVTGFGVFMMRQYAGQAVSNELIEAARVDGCNTARIYWNVVLPALRPAAAVLGLLTFMTTWNDFLWPYAVLNDPENPTVQLALRTLSDGYYTDMSQVFTGTAIATLPLLLVFVLFGRQIIGGIMEGAVKA from the coding sequence ATGACCCGACTCTGGGCCGCCAGCCGGCTCACCTACGCCGCGCTGATCGCCGCCGGGGTCCTGTCGATCTTCCCGATCTACTGGATGTTCGTGGTGGCGAGCCGCTCCAACGACGCCATGGGCCAGCTGCCGCCCCCGGTCACCCCCGGCGGCAACTTCGGCGCGAACGTGTCCCGGCTGCTCAACAACACCGACGCGTACTTCGTCGCCGGCCTGGTCAACTCGGCGATCGTGGCGACCACGGTCACGGTCTCGGTGGTCTTCTTCTCCACCCTGGCCGGGTTCGCCTTCGCCAAGCTGCGGTTCCGGGGGCGCAACGCGCTGCTCATGGTGATCATCGCGACGATGATGGTGCCCACTCAGCTCGGCGTCATCCCGCTCTACCTGCTGATGACGAAGCTGAACTGGAACGACCGGCTGCCGGCCGTGATCGTGCCGGCGCTGGTCACCGGCTTCGGGGTGTTCATGATGCGGCAGTACGCCGGCCAGGCGGTCAGCAACGAGCTGATCGAGGCGGCCCGGGTGGACGGCTGCAACACGGCGCGGATCTACTGGAACGTGGTGCTGCCGGCGCTGCGCCCGGCCGCCGCCGTACTCGGGCTGCTCACGTTCATGACGACCTGGAACGACTTCCTCTGGCCGTACGCTGTCCTCAACGACCCGGAGAACCCGACCGTGCAGCTGGCCCTGCGCACCCTGTCCGACGGGTACTACACGGACATGTCGCAGGTGTTCACGGGGACAGCCATCGCCACCCTCCCGTTGTTGCTGGTCTTCGTCCTGTTCGGCCGCCAGATCATCGGCGGCATCATGGAAGGTGCGGTCAAGGCGTGA